One genomic segment of Paenibacillus durus includes these proteins:
- the purS gene encoding phosphoribosylformylglycinamidine synthase subunit PurS, producing the protein MLKAKVYVTIKKSVLDPQGVAVQGALHSVGFQEVESLRIGKYMELTLDTNDREEAGKRLKEMCEKLLANTVIEDYRYELEA; encoded by the coding sequence ATGTTAAAAGCGAAGGTATATGTCACCATTAAAAAGAGTGTGCTTGATCCTCAGGGAGTAGCTGTACAAGGGGCTCTGCATTCCGTAGGCTTCCAAGAAGTCGAAAGCCTGCGCATCGGCAAGTATATGGAACTGACTCTGGATACGAACGACCGCGAAGAGGCCGGCAAGCGTCTTAAGGAAATGTGCGAGAAGCTGCTCGCGAATACGGTGATCGAGGATTACCGCTACGAATTGGAGGCTTAA
- the purM gene encoding phosphoribosylformylglycinamidine cyclo-ligase, with product MSEAYKNAGVDIAAGNEAVERMKKHVKRTFRPEVMTELGGFGALFGLNKDKYEEPVLVSGTDGVGTKLKIAFAADRHDTIGIDAVAMCVNDIVVQGAEPLFFLDYLACDKVVPEKIEAIVSGIAEGCHQAGCALIGGETAEMPGMYAEGEYDIAGFTVGVADKAKLVTGEQIAPGDTVIGLASSGVHSNGFSLVRKLLLDGEGGYSLDEVLPELGAPLADVLLAPTKIYVKPLLGLLEQLPVKGMAHITGGGFIENIPRVLPDGVNVDINYGSWPILPIFELLQQKGNVTNRDMFTTFNMGIGLVLVVSADDAAKALQLLKDSGEEAYVIGKVTEGERKVTFTGADV from the coding sequence GTGTCCGAAGCTTACAAAAACGCCGGTGTCGATATTGCGGCGGGCAATGAAGCGGTAGAACGAATGAAGAAACATGTGAAGCGCACGTTTCGCCCCGAGGTTATGACGGAGCTCGGCGGATTCGGTGCGCTGTTTGGCTTGAATAAAGATAAATACGAGGAGCCTGTGCTGGTATCCGGAACGGACGGTGTCGGTACGAAGCTGAAAATCGCCTTCGCGGCGGACCGTCATGACACGATCGGTATCGACGCGGTTGCCATGTGCGTGAACGATATTGTCGTGCAGGGGGCGGAGCCGCTCTTTTTCCTCGATTATCTGGCCTGCGACAAGGTCGTTCCGGAGAAGATCGAAGCCATCGTTTCGGGGATCGCGGAAGGCTGCCATCAGGCGGGCTGTGCGCTGATCGGCGGAGAGACTGCGGAAATGCCGGGTATGTACGCGGAAGGCGAGTACGATATCGCTGGGTTTACAGTAGGCGTTGCCGATAAGGCCAAGCTGGTAACCGGAGAGCAGATCGCGCCTGGCGATACGGTGATCGGACTAGCTTCGAGCGGTGTGCACAGCAACGGATTCTCGCTGGTGCGGAAGCTTTTACTGGACGGAGAAGGCGGTTATAGCCTTGATGAAGTACTGCCGGAACTGGGAGCGCCGCTTGCGGATGTACTGCTGGCGCCGACCAAAATTTACGTCAAGCCGCTTCTTGGGCTGCTGGAGCAGCTTCCGGTGAAGGGCATGGCGCATATTACAGGCGGCGGCTTCATCGAGAACATTCCGCGTGTGCTGCCGGATGGCGTCAATGTGGACATCAATTACGGCTCGTGGCCGATTTTGCCGATTTTTGAACTTCTTCAGCAAAAAGGCAATGTGACCAACCGTGACATGTTTACCACCTTCAATATGGGAATCGGCCTGGTGCTTGTGGTAAGCGCGGACGACGCGGCCAAAGCGCTGCAGTTGCTGAAGGACAGCGGCGAGGAAGCCTATGTGATTGGCAAGGTGACAGAGGGAGAGCGTAAGGTTACCTTTACGGGAGCGGATGTATGA
- the purQ gene encoding phosphoribosylformylglycinamidine synthase subunit PurQ, protein MKFAVLVFPGSNCDIDCYKAVEDTVGEPVDYVWHTATDLSAYDCILVPGGFSYGDYLRCGAISRFAPVMNEVAKAAEQGKFVLGICNGFQILTEAGLLPGALRRNMSMKFRCHDTTLKVVNNTTPFTTDYAAGEEIIIPIAHGEGNYYCDEETLAALKANNQIVFTYTDNPNGSVADIAGICNERGNVVGMMPHPERAVNSLLGSEDGKRMFSSILKTWRDTHGTASVR, encoded by the coding sequence ATGAAATTTGCTGTACTTGTCTTTCCCGGCTCCAATTGCGATATCGACTGCTACAAGGCGGTGGAGGATACGGTTGGCGAGCCTGTCGATTATGTGTGGCATACGGCGACCGACCTGTCGGCTTATGACTGCATTCTCGTTCCGGGCGGTTTCTCTTACGGCGATTACTTGCGCTGCGGCGCGATTTCCCGTTTTGCCCCGGTGATGAACGAGGTGGCCAAGGCGGCTGAGCAGGGCAAGTTCGTGCTCGGTATTTGCAACGGATTCCAGATTCTTACTGAAGCAGGACTGCTGCCGGGCGCGCTGCGCCGGAATATGTCGATGAAATTCCGATGTCATGACACGACGCTTAAGGTCGTTAATAATACAACGCCGTTCACAACGGACTACGCTGCAGGCGAAGAAATCATCATTCCGATCGCCCACGGCGAAGGCAATTATTACTGCGATGAAGAGACGCTGGCTGCGCTTAAAGCGAATAACCAGATCGTATTCACTTATACGGACAATCCGAACGGCTCTGTCGCCGATATTGCGGGCATCTGCAATGAGCGGGGCAATGTGGTCGGCATGATGCCGCATCCGGAGCGGGCGGTTAATTCACTGCTTGGCTCGGAAGACGGTAAACGGATGTTCAGTTCCATTTTGAAGACATGGAGGGATACTCATGGCACAGCAAGTGTCCGCTAA
- the purN gene encoding phosphoribosylglycinamide formyltransferase, with amino-acid sequence MDYSRIAVFASGQGSNFAALVQAQREGRLGGGAIELLVSDRPEAPVAQRAQEAGIPSLLLRPKDFDSREQYEKRIIEELQRREIGLIVLAGYMRLITPVLLSPYEGRIINIHPSLLPAFAGKDAIGQALAYGVKLTGVTVHFVDGGMDTGPVIAQRALAVEDGDTADTLAERIHQVEYELYPEVVAAFAAGKIELDGRIVKVRK; translated from the coding sequence ATGGATTACAGCCGGATCGCCGTGTTTGCCTCGGGGCAGGGCAGTAATTTTGCCGCGCTGGTGCAGGCGCAGCGGGAAGGACGGCTGGGCGGCGGCGCCATCGAGCTATTGGTGTCCGACAGACCGGAAGCGCCTGTGGCGCAGCGGGCTCAGGAGGCCGGGATTCCTTCCCTGCTGCTGCGGCCCAAGGATTTTGACAGCCGTGAGCAGTACGAGAAGCGGATTATAGAGGAGCTTCAGCGGCGCGAGATCGGGCTCATTGTGCTGGCCGGATATATGCGGCTCATTACACCGGTGCTGCTGTCGCCTTATGAGGGACGCATCATTAATATTCATCCGTCGCTTCTGCCGGCCTTCGCCGGCAAGGATGCGATCGGACAGGCGCTGGCTTACGGCGTGAAGCTGACGGGAGTCACGGTGCATTTTGTCGATGGAGGCATGGATACCGGTCCTGTCATTGCCCAGCGTGCGCTCGCGGTGGAAGACGGCGATACGGCTGATACTCTGGCGGAACGCATTCACCAGGTGGAGTACGAGCTGTATCCCGAGGTCGTTGCCGCTTTTGCAGCCGGAAAAATCGAACTGGATGGAAGAATAGTGAAGGTTCGCAAATAG
- the purH gene encoding bifunctional phosphoribosylaminoimidazolecarboxamide formyltransferase/IMP cyclohydrolase, with protein MSIKRALVSVSDKRGIVDFCRELSALGVEIISTGGTSTLLAKEGVPVIGISDVTGFPEIMDGRVKTLHPAVHSGLLAVRDNEEHTRQMTELGLDYIDLVVVNLYPFAETIAKPDVSYEEAIENIDIGGPTMLRSAAKNHAFVSVVVDADDYAKVLEEVRAGGDTTLETRKRLAAKVFRHTAAYDALISDYLSNVTGEPLPERYTVTYEKIQDLRYGENPHQKAAFYRTPLAAQDTLTGAEQLHGKELSYNNINDANAALQIVKEFDEPAVVAVKHMNPCGVGVGESIFEAYQKAYNADPVSIFGGIVAANRYIDSDTANLLKEVFLEIILAPGFTDEALEILTKKKNIRLLKIGGLGAAAARKSSFVVTTVEGGMVVQESDVHSIDPDELKVVTDRKPTEEELKQLLFGWKVVKHVKSNAIVLAADDMTVGVGAGQMNRVGAAKIAIEQAGEKAKGAVLASDAFFPMGDTLEIAAKAGITAVIQPGGSVRDEESIKVANEHGIAMVFTGVRHFKH; from the coding sequence GTGAGTATCAAAAGAGCGCTGGTCAGCGTATCGGATAAACGGGGCATCGTGGATTTTTGCCGCGAGCTGTCGGCATTGGGCGTAGAAATCATCTCCACAGGCGGAACGAGCACCCTTTTGGCCAAAGAAGGCGTGCCGGTGATCGGAATCTCCGACGTGACGGGCTTTCCCGAAATCATGGACGGACGCGTTAAAACGCTGCATCCTGCTGTTCACAGCGGCCTGCTGGCGGTCCGGGACAACGAAGAGCATACGCGCCAGATGACCGAGCTGGGCCTGGATTACATCGACCTGGTGGTCGTGAATCTGTATCCGTTCGCGGAGACAATCGCCAAGCCCGATGTGAGTTACGAGGAAGCGATTGAGAACATCGATATCGGCGGACCGACCATGCTGCGTTCGGCGGCGAAGAACCATGCGTTTGTGAGCGTAGTGGTGGATGCCGACGATTACGCCAAGGTGCTTGAAGAAGTGCGCGCGGGCGGTGACACGACGCTTGAAACCCGCAAACGGCTTGCGGCAAAAGTATTCCGCCATACGGCGGCTTACGACGCTCTGATTTCCGACTATCTGTCCAATGTGACCGGTGAACCGCTGCCGGAGCGCTACACGGTAACTTACGAGAAGATTCAGGATCTGCGCTACGGCGAGAACCCGCATCAGAAGGCGGCTTTCTACCGCACACCGCTGGCGGCTCAGGACACGCTGACAGGCGCCGAGCAGCTGCACGGCAAGGAATTGTCCTACAACAATATCAACGACGCCAACGCAGCGCTGCAAATCGTCAAGGAATTCGATGAACCGGCGGTTGTAGCGGTGAAGCATATGAATCCGTGCGGCGTCGGCGTCGGCGAGAGCATCTTTGAGGCTTATCAAAAAGCCTACAACGCCGATCCGGTCTCCATCTTCGGCGGCATCGTGGCGGCGAACCGGTATATTGATTCCGATACAGCGAATCTGCTGAAGGAAGTTTTCCTGGAAATTATTCTCGCTCCGGGCTTTACGGATGAAGCGCTGGAGATCCTCACGAAGAAGAAGAACATCCGCCTGCTCAAAATCGGAGGGCTTGGCGCGGCCGCAGCTCGGAAGAGCAGCTTTGTCGTCACGACGGTTGAAGGCGGCATGGTCGTGCAGGAAAGTGACGTTCACTCCATTGATCCGGATGAACTCAAAGTCGTAACGGACCGTAAGCCGACCGAGGAAGAGCTGAAGCAGCTGCTGTTCGGCTGGAAGGTCGTCAAGCATGTGAAGTCGAACGCTATCGTGCTTGCGGCGGATGACATGACAGTCGGCGTGGGCGCGGGACAAATGAACCGCGTAGGCGCTGCGAAGATCGCCATCGAACAGGCCGGAGAGAAAGCTAAAGGTGCGGTGCTGGCGTCCGATGCGTTCTTCCCGATGGGCGATACGCTGGAGATCGCAGCTAAAGCGGGCATTACGGCGGTCATTCAACCGGGCGGCTCCGTACGGGACGAGGAATCGATCAAGGTCGCGAATGAGCACGGAATCGCCATGGTCTTCACTGGCGTCCGTCATTTCAAACACTAG
- the purF gene encoding amidophosphoribosyltransferase, translating into MSYEIKTGNKQAEPLLWTGDFYNEGTGSGDIFDTLKEECGVFGVFGHPEAASMSYYGLHALQHRGEESAGICVANGRNFNYHRGMGLVKEVFDKDKIQSLVGDMSIGHVRYSTSGDSRLTNAQPLVFKYRDGDLAIATNGNIVNEPLIRRELESSGSIFQTTSDTEVLAHLIARSPKDFVDAAKEALQKLVGGFAFLLMTNDKMLVASDPNGLRPLVMGRVGEAYIFASESCALETIGAELVRDIQPGELLILDKDGLTEDRFAEPQRKALCAMEYIYFARPDSDMNGANLHAARKRMGSRLALEGFVDADIVTGVPDSSISAAIGYAEQTGIPYELGLIKNKYTGRTFIQPSQELREQGVKMKLSAVRRVVEGQRVVMIDDSIVRGTTSRRIVNLLREAGATEVHVRITSPPFKNPCFYGIDTPDRRELIASHQSIEEIRREINADSLAFLSPEGLIQSIGGLSGGEYKGGLCLSCFDNDYPTEVDFGGAEKEGCGC; encoded by the coding sequence ATGTCTTATGAAATAAAGACCGGGAACAAGCAGGCGGAACCCCTCCTGTGGACCGGCGACTTTTACAACGAAGGAACGGGCTCGGGAGATATATTTGATACATTAAAAGAAGAATGCGGCGTTTTCGGGGTCTTCGGACACCCAGAAGCCGCTTCCATGTCTTATTACGGCCTTCACGCGCTTCAGCACCGCGGCGAGGAAAGCGCGGGCATCTGCGTGGCGAACGGCCGGAACTTCAATTACCATCGCGGTATGGGACTGGTCAAGGAAGTATTTGACAAGGATAAAATCCAGTCGCTGGTCGGCGACATGTCCATCGGGCATGTTCGTTATTCCACCAGCGGCGACAGCCGGCTGACGAACGCTCAGCCGCTCGTCTTCAAGTACCGGGACGGCGATCTGGCGATTGCGACGAACGGCAACATCGTGAATGAGCCGCTGATCCGGCGGGAGCTGGAGAGCAGCGGTTCGATCTTCCAGACGACAAGCGATACCGAGGTGCTGGCGCATCTGATCGCGCGTTCGCCGAAGGATTTTGTGGACGCGGCTAAGGAAGCCCTGCAGAAGCTCGTTGGCGGATTCGCTTTTCTGCTGATGACCAATGACAAGATGCTTGTTGCTTCCGATCCGAACGGCCTGCGGCCGCTTGTGATGGGACGCGTCGGGGAAGCGTATATTTTCGCTTCGGAATCCTGCGCGCTGGAGACAATCGGCGCGGAGCTTGTCCGCGATATCCAGCCGGGCGAGCTGCTGATTCTTGATAAGGACGGGCTGACCGAGGACCGGTTCGCCGAGCCGCAGCGCAAGGCGCTGTGCGCGATGGAGTATATTTATTTCGCCCGGCCCGACAGCGACATGAACGGCGCGAACCTGCACGCCGCCCGCAAGCGGATGGGCAGCCGGCTCGCGCTTGAAGGCTTTGTCGACGCCGACATCGTGACGGGTGTGCCGGATTCCAGTATCTCCGCCGCGATCGGCTACGCGGAGCAGACCGGCATCCCTTACGAGCTTGGGCTGATCAAGAATAAGTACACTGGCCGGACATTCATCCAGCCGAGCCAGGAACTGCGCGAGCAGGGCGTCAAAATGAAGCTCAGCGCCGTCCGCCGCGTAGTGGAAGGCCAGCGCGTCGTCATGATCGACGACTCCATCGTGCGGGGCACGACCTCGCGCCGGATCGTCAATCTGCTCCGCGAAGCGGGAGCGACCGAGGTGCATGTGCGCATCACTTCGCCGCCTTTCAAGAATCCATGCTTCTACGGCATCGACACGCCGGACCGCCGCGAACTGATCGCTTCGCATCAGTCGATTGAAGAAATCCGCCGCGAGATCAATGCGGATTCGCTGGCGTTCCTGTCGCCGGAAGGACTGATTCAGTCCATCGGCGGTCTGAGCGGAGGGGAATACAAAGGCGGGCTGTGCCTGTCCTGCTTCGATAACGATTATCCGACGGAGGTTGACTTTGGCGGGGCGGAGAAGGAAGGGTGCGGCTGCTAG
- the purD gene encoding phosphoribosylamine--glycine ligase, which yields MDILVIGGGGREHAICWSLSKSPKADKIYCAPGNAGIAQVAECVPIGVFEFDKLAAFAKEKEVGLVVVGPDDPLAAGIVDVLEAEGLKVFGPRKNAAEIEGSKAFMKDLLHKYNIPTAAYRKFTDYAEASAYLKEQALPIVIKADGLAAGKGVTVAYSREEAEKALEDMMVSRIFGESGSQVVIEEFLAGQEMSILAFVDGETVRPMPAAQDHKPVFDGDKGPNTGGMGTYSPLPHIDDAIIRQAIETIVEPTAKAMVAEGRPFRGVLFAGLMISPDGTPKTVEFNARFGDPETQVVLPRLKSDLLEIFLAAVEGQLAGIDIEWSAEAAVCVVLASQGYPGSYPKGVPIGGLAEADEEGLIFHAGTAFGSDGSIVTSGGRVLGVVGLGAGIAEARNAAYVNANRISFDGKQNRTDIAAKALQ from the coding sequence ATGGATATATTGGTAATCGGCGGCGGAGGACGGGAGCATGCAATATGCTGGAGCCTGTCCAAAAGCCCCAAAGCGGATAAAATTTACTGCGCGCCCGGCAACGCCGGGATCGCGCAGGTGGCGGAGTGCGTGCCGATCGGCGTGTTCGAGTTCGACAAGCTGGCTGCGTTCGCCAAGGAAAAAGAGGTCGGGCTCGTCGTCGTGGGACCGGACGATCCGCTGGCTGCGGGCATTGTAGACGTTCTTGAGGCAGAAGGCCTCAAGGTGTTCGGACCGCGCAAGAACGCGGCCGAGATCGAGGGCAGCAAAGCGTTCATGAAAGACCTGCTGCATAAATACAATATTCCGACGGCGGCTTACCGGAAGTTTACCGACTACGCCGAAGCTTCAGCTTATTTGAAGGAGCAGGCGCTGCCGATCGTCATCAAGGCGGATGGTCTTGCGGCGGGCAAGGGCGTAACCGTGGCCTACTCCCGCGAGGAAGCGGAGAAGGCGCTGGAGGACATGATGGTGTCCCGCATATTCGGCGAGTCCGGCAGCCAGGTTGTGATCGAGGAATTTCTGGCGGGACAGGAAATGTCGATTCTGGCCTTCGTGGACGGCGAGACGGTGCGTCCGATGCCTGCGGCGCAGGACCATAAGCCAGTCTTTGACGGCGATAAAGGCCCTAATACCGGCGGGATGGGCACCTATTCCCCGCTGCCGCATATCGACGACGCCATCATCCGCCAAGCGATTGAGACGATTGTCGAGCCAACGGCTAAAGCGATGGTTGCCGAGGGCCGGCCTTTCCGTGGGGTCCTGTTCGCAGGACTGATGATTTCACCGGACGGCACACCCAAAACTGTCGAATTCAACGCCCGTTTCGGCGACCCGGAGACTCAAGTCGTGCTGCCAAGGCTGAAGAGCGATCTGCTGGAGATCTTCCTTGCGGCGGTGGAAGGCCAACTTGCCGGGATCGATATTGAATGGAGCGCCGAGGCTGCGGTATGCGTTGTGCTGGCTTCACAGGGATACCCGGGCTCTTACCCCAAAGGCGTGCCGATCGGCGGGCTGGCCGAGGCCGATGAAGAGGGGCTCATTTTTCATGCCGGTACGGCGTTTGGATCTGATGGGAGCATCGTGACCAGCGGCGGCCGGGTGCTTGGCGTTGTCGGGCTCGGTGCAGGAATTGCTGAAGCACGGAATGCCGCTTACGTGAATGCGAATCGGATTTCCTTTGACGGCAAGCAGAACCGCACCGACATCGCGGCCAAAGCGCTGCAATAA
- a CDS encoding tetratricopeptide repeat protein produces MIKIGRNDLCPCGSGKKYKKCCIGKERGAEAPALSLVGSLTGTTVPGTIVQSSTENHAASEEKPASKGSKLTLPKLRKLVTRDLQWESPVHEQLGLTLIERMRYEFDKELIAEALVLWNGFSRTMKPTVKKEGAFCAAIEYFLSEEYGFMLTQGELAGKYEVTQATIARRYKELCAYFDEHAAGGTGEMLPLEVIIGSLKGSDKEKAEELVFRAMAAGSPKSRSQLAKAALEFDPDSAGAYLVLANEAEDEDEARALLKAGMEAGRRELGSAFFTENKGHFWLIPETRPYMRLCTGYANSCWFAGEADEAAGVLEHILELNPNDNTGARYLLLGVYLYIDRLTDADKLLKAYGEEDGTASFAYDRMVLEFKRHGVTSRLKMLYRVAKGVNKHVPDYLLGAKMLPHNLPDYIGMGDANEAIEYVIMHSRLWASVPELLKWMLKQ; encoded by the coding sequence TTGATCAAGATCGGAAGAAATGACTTGTGCCCATGCGGGAGCGGCAAAAAATATAAAAAGTGTTGTATCGGAAAAGAACGCGGAGCTGAGGCTCCCGCGCTTAGCCTGGTGGGTTCGTTAACTGGAACAACGGTGCCCGGAACGATTGTGCAGTCCTCTACGGAGAATCATGCCGCCTCCGAGGAGAAACCGGCTTCCAAAGGAAGCAAGCTGACGCTTCCCAAGCTGAGAAAATTAGTCACGCGCGACTTGCAGTGGGAGAGCCCGGTGCATGAGCAGCTCGGCCTAACGCTGATCGAGCGGATGAGATACGAATTCGACAAGGAGCTGATCGCGGAAGCGCTGGTGCTGTGGAATGGCTTTTCACGGACGATGAAGCCGACGGTGAAGAAAGAAGGAGCCTTCTGCGCGGCGATAGAATATTTTTTATCCGAGGAATACGGCTTCATGCTGACCCAGGGAGAGCTTGCCGGGAAATATGAAGTAACCCAAGCCACGATTGCCCGCAGATACAAGGAGCTATGCGCCTATTTCGATGAGCATGCGGCCGGAGGAACGGGGGAAATGCTTCCGCTCGAAGTTATCATCGGGTCGCTCAAGGGCAGCGATAAGGAGAAGGCGGAAGAACTGGTATTCAGAGCGATGGCGGCCGGTTCGCCTAAGTCAAGATCGCAGTTGGCCAAAGCCGCGCTTGAATTTGATCCGGACAGCGCAGGCGCGTATCTTGTACTGGCCAATGAGGCGGAAGATGAGGATGAGGCGAGAGCTCTGTTAAAGGCGGGGATGGAAGCCGGCAGGCGGGAGCTGGGCAGTGCCTTCTTCACCGAGAATAAAGGGCACTTCTGGCTGATTCCCGAGACCCGTCCTTATATGCGGCTGTGTACAGGCTATGCGAATTCATGCTGGTTCGCCGGGGAGGCGGACGAAGCTGCCGGAGTCCTGGAGCATATTCTGGAGCTCAATCCAAATGATAATACAGGCGCGCGTTATCTGCTGCTTGGCGTCTATCTGTACATAGACCGGCTGACGGATGCGGATAAGCTGTTGAAAGCATATGGTGAGGAAGACGGCACCGCTTCGTTTGCCTATGACCGGATGGTGCTGGAATTCAAACGGCATGGCGTTACCTCCCGCCTGAAAATGCTGTATCGCGTAGCCAAGGGCGTGAACAAGCATGTGCCGGATTATCTGCTGGGCGCCAAAATGCTTCCGCACAATCTGCCCGATTATATCGGCATGGGCGATGCCAATGAGGCGATCGAGTACGTCATCATGCACTCGCGGCTGTGGGCGAGTGTGCCGGAACTGCTGAAGTGGATGCTTAAGCAGTAG
- the purL gene encoding phosphoribosylformylglycinamidine synthase subunit PurL, with protein MAQQVSAKEPTAEQIKDQKIYSQFGVSDSEYELICSFMGRLPNYTEIGVFSVMWSEHCAYKNSKPLLRRFPVSGPRVLMGPGEGAGIVDIGDNQAVVFKIESHNHPSAVEPYQGAATGVGGIIRDIFSMGARPVAVLNSLRFGKLGSDRVKYLFEHVVSGIAGYGNCIGIPTVGGEVMFDNSYDGNPLVNAMCVGLIDHDKIQRGVAKGVGNPVFYVGPPTGRDGIHGATFASVELSEESEAKKTAVQVGDPFMEKLVMEACLELIDTGIVLGIQDMGAAGLTCSSSEMASKAGNGLELYLDQVPQREEGMTPYEMMLSESQERMLFVVEPKDEAQAQEIFDRWGVICCKVGKVTDDGRLKLFHHGEIVGDMPVTALVDECPVYDKPSSVPAYYEENAAVDTLRYEEVTDLGGALKKVLASPTVASKAWVYNQYDYMVRTSTAVRPGSDAAVVTIHGTRKGLAMTTDCNGRYVYLDPEVGGKIAVGEAARNIVCSGAQPLAITDNLNFGSPEKPDIFWQMERAVDGMAEACRVLDTPVIGGNVSLYNENATGAIYPTPVVGMVGLVEDTDHITTQAFKSEGDAILLLGETRAELGGSEFQYAVHGVTEGRPPQLDLAVERKLLDAVLGAIRSGLVRSAHDLSEGGLAAALAESCISGRIGANVELASNGLRRDVALFSESQSRILLTASSDKAEELSAYIAAAGVPVQVIGSVGGERLRVNLDGSSALDEPVAELTTIWEDAIPCLMK; from the coding sequence ATGGCACAGCAAGTGTCCGCTAAGGAACCGACCGCGGAGCAAATTAAGGATCAGAAAATTTACAGCCAGTTCGGCGTGTCGGACAGCGAATACGAGCTGATCTGCTCGTTCATGGGACGCCTTCCCAATTATACCGAAATCGGCGTGTTCAGCGTGATGTGGTCCGAACACTGCGCGTACAAGAATTCGAAGCCGCTGCTGCGGCGCTTCCCGGTAAGCGGCCCCCGCGTTCTGATGGGACCGGGTGAAGGCGCAGGGATCGTGGACATCGGCGACAACCAGGCCGTTGTGTTCAAAATCGAAAGCCATAACCATCCGTCGGCGGTAGAGCCTTATCAAGGCGCGGCTACGGGCGTGGGCGGGATTATCCGCGATATTTTCTCGATGGGCGCAAGACCGGTAGCCGTACTGAACTCCCTTCGTTTCGGCAAGCTCGGAAGCGACCGGGTCAAATATCTATTCGAGCATGTCGTGTCCGGGATCGCCGGCTATGGCAACTGTATCGGCATCCCGACTGTTGGCGGCGAAGTGATGTTCGACAACAGCTATGACGGCAATCCGCTCGTCAACGCCATGTGCGTCGGTCTCATTGACCACGACAAAATCCAGCGCGGCGTCGCCAAAGGCGTCGGCAACCCGGTATTCTACGTCGGACCGCCTACGGGACGCGACGGCATCCACGGCGCGACCTTCGCGTCGGTGGAGCTGAGCGAGGAGTCGGAAGCGAAGAAGACGGCGGTGCAGGTCGGTGATCCGTTCATGGAGAAGCTGGTTATGGAAGCCTGCCTTGAGCTGATCGATACCGGCATCGTCCTCGGTATTCAGGACATGGGCGCAGCGGGCCTGACCTGCTCCAGCTCGGAAATGGCGAGCAAGGCGGGCAACGGTCTGGAGCTGTATCTCGACCAAGTGCCGCAGCGCGAGGAAGGCATGACGCCTTACGAAATGATGCTGTCGGAATCGCAGGAGCGGATGCTGTTCGTTGTTGAGCCGAAGGATGAGGCGCAGGCGCAGGAGATTTTCGACCGCTGGGGCGTTATTTGCTGCAAAGTCGGCAAAGTAACGGACGACGGCCGCCTGAAGCTGTTCCATCACGGCGAAATCGTCGGCGATATGCCGGTAACCGCGCTGGTGGATGAGTGTCCGGTATATGACAAGCCGTCTTCCGTACCGGCTTATTACGAGGAGAACGCGGCGGTTGACACGCTACGCTATGAAGAAGTGACCGACCTTGGCGGCGCGCTGAAGAAGGTGCTGGCTTCCCCGACGGTGGCAAGCAAGGCATGGGTCTACAACCAATATGACTATATGGTCCGCACCAGTACGGCGGTTCGCCCTGGCTCGGATGCCGCGGTCGTGACGATTCACGGCACGCGCAAAGGACTTGCGATGACGACGGATTGCAATGGCCGTTACGTGTACCTGGACCCTGAGGTCGGCGGCAAAATCGCGGTCGGTGAAGCGGCGCGGAACATCGTCTGCTCCGGCGCGCAGCCGCTGGCGATTACGGACAACCTGAACTTCGGCAGTCCGGAGAAGCCGGATATTTTCTGGCAGATGGAGCGCGCCGTTGACGGCATGGCGGAAGCCTGCCGCGTGCTGGACACGCCGGTTATCGGCGGTAATGTCAGCTTGTACAACGAGAATGCCACAGGCGCCATCTATCCGACTCCGGTAGTCGGCATGGTGGGACTGGTGGAAGATACGGATCATATTACAACGCAAGCGTTCAAGAGTGAAGGCGACGCCATTCTGCTGCTCGGCGAGACGCGTGCGGAGCTTGGCGGCAGCGAGTTCCAGTACGCCGTGCACGGCGTAACGGAAGGACGTCCGCCGCAGCTAGACCTTGCGGTAGAGCGCAAGCTGCTTGACGCCGTGCTCGGCGCCATTCGCAGCGGCCTTGTCCGCTCGGCCCATGACCTGTCCGAAGGCGGCCTGGCGGCCGCGCTGGCCGAGAGCTGTATCAGCGGCCGGATCGGCGCGAACGTCGAGCTGGCTTCGAACGGACTGCGCCGCGATGTGGCGCTGTTCAGCGAGAGCCAGTCGCGCATTCTGCTTACCGCTTCGAGTGACAAGGCTGAGGAACTGAGCGCGTATATCGCTGCGGCCGGTGTGCCCGTTCAGGTCATCGGCAGCGTAGGCGGCGAACGTCTGCGTGTAAATCTTGACGGTTCTTCCGCCCTGGACGAACCGGTGGCGGAGCTTACAACCATTTGGGAGGATGCTATTCCATGTCTTATGAAATAA